A single region of the Acidobacteriota bacterium genome encodes:
- a CDS encoding efflux RND transporter periplasmic adaptor subunit, translating into MNKIITISIITLMVGSFISLIGCTSEKGNAAADTQRMEKPPTNVSIMELSQSSLTEHIYLTGVTEPFTEVRISSEEGGIVEKLNFDKGDHVQKGKELIWINAQLLQASLEEARADLALKESNYQKAETLLERKSITAQDRLNAKTQYEMAMARYEQARIRLDKAIVESPISGVVVEKSVEEGEFVPPGGNVAVIQDLLKIRVSAALPEPEIPYIHRSSEAVITLDAFPGDHFKGHVSYIGNAANSVTRTFPMEVVLYNPGMKIKSGMVARLAIVKRVFNDAIVIPQDSIVQTEKGKFVFVLNGDRASRHEVKTGASSDSRIVIEEGLHFGDKLIIRSQKELVDGQDVNVVEE; encoded by the coding sequence ATGAATAAGATAATTACCATTTCAATTATTACACTTATGGTAGGAAGTTTCATCTCCTTGATCGGCTGCACCTCGGAAAAAGGTAATGCGGCTGCCGATACACAAAGAATGGAGAAGCCCCCCACTAACGTCTCCATAATGGAACTGTCCCAGTCCTCGCTGACGGAACATATCTACCTGACCGGCGTTACCGAACCGTTCACGGAAGTGAGGATCTCCTCCGAGGAAGGGGGAATCGTCGAGAAGCTGAACTTCGATAAGGGGGATCATGTTCAGAAAGGAAAGGAGCTGATCTGGATCAATGCGCAGCTCCTCCAGGCATCACTCGAGGAGGCCAGGGCAGATCTAGCCCTTAAGGAATCGAACTACCAGAAGGCGGAAACTCTTCTCGAGAGGAAATCGATTACTGCACAGGACAGGCTGAACGCCAAGACCCAGTATGAGATGGCAATGGCGCGCTACGAGCAGGCCAGGATCAGGCTCGATAAGGCGATCGTGGAATCTCCTATCTCTGGCGTAGTTGTAGAGAAAAGCGTCGAGGAGGGAGAGTTCGTTCCGCCTGGAGGAAACGTTGCCGTCATCCAGGATCTCTTGAAGATAAGGGTCTCCGCCGCCCTCCCCGAGCCAGAAATTCCGTACATCCACAGGAGCAGCGAAGCAGTGATAACTCTGGATGCCTTTCCCGGAGATCACTTCAAGGGTCATGTTAGCTACATAGGAAATGCCGCCAATAGCGTCACAAGGACATTCCCCATGGAAGTAGTCCTATATAATCCAGGGATGAAGATAAAATCAGGAATGGTGGCTCGTCTCGCCATCGTTAAGAGAGTTTTCAATGATGCCATCGTGATCCCACAGGATTCCATCGTCCAGACTGAAAAAGGTAAATTCGTCTTCGTCCTGAACGGTGATCGAGCCTCCCGGCATGAGGTAAAGACGGGAGCCTCTTCCGATAGCCGGATTGTCATTGAGGAAGGCTTACATTTCGGCGACAAATTGATCATCAGGTCTCAGAAGGAACTTGTGGACGGACAGGACGTCAACGTCGTGGAAGAGTGA
- a CDS encoding efflux RND transporter permease subunit, producing the protein MYITKLSIKHSLTVYVLMFILIIFGVATYLSIPRESFPEVKIPYIFVSTVYPGVSPEDIESLVTQKIEKEIKGISDIEEITSFSNEGYSTIAVEFEPDVDLDTALQKVRDRVDLAKPELPEDAEDPLITEFNVSDIPIMIVNIAGDCGLVKLKQIAEDFKDEIETVRGVLAANIVGGLEREVQVNVDPRRLNYYQLSFQDIVDTIKAENLTMPGGNIDIGRLKNLIRVPGEIERPDQIKHFVLKSAGGQAVYIRDVADVLYDFKDRTSISRLNGKESVSISIQKRTGENIIRITDEIKGTLKELEEKCPAGTQISIIADLSRDIRLMVRELENNIISGFILIVAVLMIVMGIRNSLFVATAIPLSLLITFICLFFIGYTMNMVVLFSLILVVGMLVDNAIVIVENIYRHREEGEKEREAALNGTSEVAVPVISSTVTTLVAFAPMYFWPGIVGDFMSYLPVTLIISLTASLFVALVMNPVICANMMRINPKKLKIERLKHGLFYSHYRQFLTFIINTRKHRVLTLLIMFGLLILTFIAYGFWGLGVEFFPDVEPNNIFIRVDAPAGTNLEASDGIVKKIETKVIDTPDMENFISNIGTQGDIISIGPATGEATNKSQIIIDLHNQEDRKQSSFKTLERLREEMKDIGGAEIETVKEEQGPPTGPPVNIDIAGDDFDVLVRLSNEIKEKIKDIPGLVNLRDNYDEGKPEIHVKVDRILATFAGLNTEKVANAIRTAINGTEASKYRVGEDEYDITVRLSPESRKNLEDLKSLTIANQETGFQIPITALAEIKIGVGPSTIIRKNLKRVITVQADVVKTKGRTENTIRNEAMEILKDFPLPPGYRISFTGQNEEQEESEKFITWAFWIAILLIALVLITQFDSLILPLTIMISVILSLIGVLWGLIITRTPFGIVMTGIGVISLAGVVVNNAIVLCDFIVQLRQRGYPKIDAIVEAGVIRLRPVMLTAVTTVLGLIPLTTGISFDFIDFKWTINGESSQWWGPMGVAVIFGLSFATILTLVVVPITYYMLDSVSERLKRFLKI; encoded by the coding sequence ATGTACATTACAAAGCTATCGATTAAACATTCTCTGACCGTCTACGTTCTCATGTTCATTCTCATTATCTTCGGCGTTGCAACCTACCTGAGCATTCCGAGGGAATCCTTCCCGGAAGTTAAAATTCCTTACATCTTTGTTTCAACGGTTTACCCGGGCGTGTCGCCGGAAGACATCGAATCCCTCGTCACGCAGAAGATCGAAAAAGAGATCAAGGGGATAAGCGACATTGAGGAGATTACCTCATTTTCCAATGAAGGGTATTCCACTATAGCCGTCGAGTTTGAGCCTGACGTTGACCTCGACACCGCTCTACAGAAGGTGCGGGACCGCGTGGACCTCGCCAAACCGGAGCTCCCCGAAGATGCCGAAGACCCGCTCATCACTGAGTTCAACGTTTCCGACATCCCCATCATGATAGTCAACATCGCCGGGGACTGCGGTCTCGTCAAGCTGAAGCAGATCGCCGAGGACTTCAAGGACGAGATCGAGACCGTACGGGGAGTCCTGGCCGCCAACATAGTCGGAGGTCTGGAGCGAGAAGTTCAGGTCAACGTGGACCCGAGGAGGCTTAACTATTATCAGCTTTCCTTTCAGGACATCGTGGACACGATCAAGGCAGAAAACCTCACCATGCCCGGCGGGAACATCGATATCGGCCGGCTGAAGAACCTCATCCGGGTGCCCGGAGAGATCGAACGACCCGATCAGATAAAGCACTTCGTGCTGAAATCCGCCGGAGGACAGGCGGTTTACATCCGGGATGTTGCCGATGTCCTCTATGATTTCAAGGACAGGACTAGCATCTCCCGGTTAAACGGGAAGGAATCCGTCTCAATCTCCATCCAGAAACGGACTGGCGAAAACATTATCCGCATCACGGACGAGATCAAGGGAACTCTCAAAGAACTTGAGGAGAAGTGCCCTGCGGGGACGCAGATCTCTATCATCGCCGACCTCTCTCGCGACATCCGCCTGATGGTCCGGGAGCTGGAAAACAACATCATTTCCGGGTTCATTCTCATCGTGGCTGTCCTCATGATCGTCATGGGGATCAGGAACTCCCTCTTCGTGGCCACGGCCATCCCCCTCTCTCTCCTCATCACTTTCATCTGCCTCTTCTTCATCGGGTATACGATGAATATGGTCGTCCTTTTCAGCCTGATCCTTGTGGTCGGGATGCTTGTGGATAATGCCATCGTCATCGTCGAAAATATCTACCGGCACCGTGAAGAGGGGGAAAAAGAAAGAGAAGCAGCTTTAAATGGCACGAGCGAGGTGGCGGTTCCGGTTATATCCTCGACGGTCACGACGCTTGTCGCCTTCGCCCCTATGTATTTCTGGCCCGGCATCGTGGGCGATTTCATGAGCTACCTTCCGGTGACACTCATAATCTCCCTCACGGCATCCCTGTTCGTTGCGCTCGTCATGAACCCGGTCATCTGCGCCAACATGATGCGGATAAACCCGAAGAAATTGAAGATTGAGCGGTTGAAACATGGTCTATTTTACTCGCACTACAGGCAGTTCCTCACTTTTATCATCAACACCAGAAAGCATAGAGTCTTGACTCTTCTTATCATGTTTGGCCTTCTCATCCTCACATTCATCGCTTATGGTTTTTGGGGTCTCGGTGTCGAGTTCTTCCCAGACGTCGAGCCCAACAACATCTTCATAAGAGTGGACGCTCCTGCTGGCACCAACCTCGAGGCCTCTGATGGCATCGTTAAGAAGATAGAAACAAAGGTCATCGACACTCCTGACATGGAGAACTTCATCTCCAACATCGGCACTCAGGGAGATATCATCAGCATAGGACCTGCCACCGGCGAAGCCACCAACAAGAGCCAGATCATCATTGACCTTCACAATCAGGAAGATCGGAAACAGTCTTCTTTCAAGACTCTCGAACGGCTCCGGGAAGAGATGAAGGATATCGGAGGGGCCGAGATCGAGACAGTGAAGGAAGAGCAAGGACCGCCGACGGGCCCTCCCGTTAACATCGACATCGCCGGCGATGATTTCGATGTTCTTGTCCGACTCTCCAACGAGATCAAGGAGAAGATCAAGGACATCCCGGGGCTCGTCAACCTCAGGGATAACTATGATGAAGGGAAGCCGGAGATCCATGTGAAGGTAGACCGGATTCTCGCCACTTTTGCTGGTCTCAACACCGAAAAAGTCGCCAATGCCATTCGCACCGCCATCAACGGAACGGAAGCTTCGAAGTACCGGGTTGGTGAAGATGAGTACGACATAACTGTGAGACTCTCCCCTGAATCCAGGAAGAACCTCGAAGACCTGAAGAGCCTTACCATCGCAAACCAGGAGACTGGTTTCCAGATCCCGATCACGGCTCTCGCAGAGATAAAGATAGGGGTCGGTCCATCCACCATCATTCGGAAGAATCTCAAGAGAGTTATAACGGTACAAGCGGACGTTGTGAAAACGAAAGGAAGGACTGAAAACACGATTCGCAATGAAGCGATGGAGATACTCAAGGATTTTCCACTTCCGCCTGGTTACAGGATCTCCTTCACGGGACAGAATGAGGAACAGGAAGAATCGGAGAAATTCATCACCTGGGCCTTCTGGATCGCCATTCTCCTGATTGCCCTTGTTCTGATCACCCAGTTCGATTCGCTGATCCTCCCCCTGACCATCATGATTTCGGTAATCCTGTCACTCATCGGCGTTCTCTGGGGGCTTATCATCACGCGGACCCCCTTCGGCATCGTCATGACCGGGATCGGGGTCATCTCCCTGGCGGGCGTCGTCGTCAACAATGCCATCGTCTTATGCGATTTCATAGTGCAATTGAGACAGAGGGGCTATCCGAAGATCGATGCCATTGTGGAAGCCGGAGTCATACGGCTCAGGCCGGTCATGCTCACGGCGGTAACAACGGTCCTTGGTCTCATTCCTCTAACAACCGGGATCAGTTTTGATTTCATCGATTTCAAATGGACCATTAATGGCGAGAGCAGCCAGTGGTGGGGCCCCATGGGTGTTGCCGTCATCTTCGGGCTCTCCTTTGCTACAATCCTCACGCTTGTCGTCGTCCCGATCACATACTACATGCTCGATTCAGTCTCAGAACGACTAAAACGCTTCCTCAAAATCTGA